One window from the genome of Acidihalobacter ferrooxydans encodes:
- the ubiH gene encoding 2-octaprenyl-6-methoxyphenyl hydroxylase, which translates to MSDAFDILIVGGGMVGASLAAAFVGSPWRVGVLEARPYGAPDQPSYDERSIALAYGSRRILEALGVWLGLVVEAAPITRIHVSDRGYFGAARVAAREQGVAALGYVAPNRAVGAALMPLLEHAANIELIAPATVESTSDEGETVKVCARTPDGARELRTRLLVAADGANSPVREALALPTQVERYGQCAVIANVSVDAPRAGTAYERFTDSGPLALLPLGGARYSLVWTQREDAVDAVMALDDARFLAALQDRFGWRLGRFVAVGKRADYPLVLVRARTAWHGRTALVGNALHSLHPVAGQGFNLALRDIAALVEALRGAADPGAPEGLQRYQALREPDMARVVGFTDFLARVFARDLPLLGHARAGGLLLADWSPALNRWLARQNMGLFGRPTRLASGQEAAWPHN; encoded by the coding sequence ATGAGCGACGCGTTCGACATACTCATTGTGGGCGGAGGCATGGTCGGCGCATCCCTGGCGGCCGCGTTCGTCGGCAGTCCCTGGCGTGTCGGCGTCCTCGAAGCGCGCCCTTACGGCGCCCCGGATCAACCCAGTTACGATGAACGCAGCATCGCGCTGGCGTACGGCTCGCGGCGCATTCTGGAAGCTCTCGGCGTCTGGTTGGGGTTGGTGGTGGAAGCCGCGCCGATCACCCGGATACACGTCAGCGACCGGGGCTATTTCGGCGCGGCGCGGGTTGCTGCCCGCGAGCAGGGCGTAGCGGCGCTTGGCTATGTGGCGCCGAACCGGGCCGTCGGCGCGGCGCTGATGCCGCTGCTCGAACACGCGGCTAACATCGAGCTGATCGCCCCGGCCACGGTCGAGTCGACGTCCGATGAGGGTGAGACGGTCAAGGTCTGCGCCAGAACGCCGGACGGCGCGCGTGAACTGCGCACACGCCTGCTGGTGGCGGCCGACGGCGCGAACTCGCCGGTGCGCGAAGCGCTGGCATTGCCCACGCAGGTCGAGCGCTACGGGCAGTGCGCGGTGATCGCCAACGTCAGTGTCGACGCACCGCGGGCCGGCACCGCCTATGAGCGTTTCACCGACAGTGGCCCGCTCGCGTTGCTGCCGCTCGGCGGCGCACGTTACTCCCTGGTCTGGACGCAGCGCGAGGACGCTGTGGACGCGGTCATGGCACTGGACGACGCACGCTTTCTGGCGGCCTTGCAGGATCGCTTCGGCTGGCGCTTGGGCCGTTTCGTCGCGGTCGGCAAACGCGCCGACTATCCGCTGGTGCTGGTGCGTGCCCGCACGGCCTGGCATGGGCGCACGGCGCTGGTCGGCAATGCGCTGCACAGTCTGCACCCGGTCGCCGGACAGGGTTTCAATCTCGCGCTGCGTGATATCGCCGCCCTGGTCGAAGCGCTGCGCGGGGCCGCCGATCCGGGTGCGCCGGAAGGCTTGCAGCGCTATCAGGCTCTACGCGAGCCGGACATGGCGCGGGTGGTCGGCTTTACCGATTTTCTCGCGCGGGTCTTTGCGCGCGACTTGCCGTTGTTGGGGCATGCGCGCGCCGGCGGGCTGCTGCTGGCGGACTGGAGCCCGGCGCTCAACCGCTGGCTTGCGCGCCAGAATATGGGCCTGTTCGGGCGCCCGACCCGCCTCG
- the pepP gene encoding Xaa-Pro aminopeptidase: MSIKAKEYARRQRQLMRMMGEEAIAVLPAAPVRIRNRDADYRYRQDSDFLYMTGFPEPEAVAVFIPGREQGEYVLFCRERDPEMETWNGRRAGQTGAVELYGADDAFPITDIDEILPGLLENRARVYYSMGRDDAFDRRLMGWVNTLRAQTRSGRQSPHEFFSLEFLLHEMRLFKSSGEVKTMCKAAEISAEGHQRMMAVCRPGLFEYQIEAEFIYTARRHNADLAYQSIVGGGANGCILHYVDNNEMLRDGELLLIDAGAEYAGYASDITRTFPVSGRFNEAQREVYEVVLAAQEAAIKKVGPGASWDDPHAAAVRELTKGLVELGLLRGQPAKLIREHAYRRFYMHRTGHWLGLDVHDVGEYKVDGEWRQLEPGMVTTVEPGLYITAETDVPKQFRNIGIRIEDDVAVTKDGHRVLTAATPKSVAEIEALVGTAA, translated from the coding sequence ATGTCAATCAAAGCCAAGGAATACGCGCGCCGGCAGCGCCAGTTGATGCGCATGATGGGTGAAGAGGCGATCGCGGTCCTGCCCGCTGCGCCGGTGCGTATCCGTAACCGCGATGCTGATTACCGCTATCGCCAGGACAGTGATTTTCTGTATATGACGGGTTTCCCTGAACCCGAAGCGGTGGCTGTGTTCATTCCCGGCCGGGAGCAGGGCGAATACGTGCTGTTCTGCCGTGAACGCGATCCCGAAATGGAAACCTGGAACGGCCGCCGCGCGGGACAGACCGGCGCGGTCGAGCTGTACGGTGCGGACGACGCCTTTCCCATCACCGACATCGACGAGATTCTGCCCGGCCTGCTGGAAAACCGTGCGCGGGTTTATTACAGCATGGGGCGCGACGACGCGTTTGATCGGCGCCTGATGGGCTGGGTCAACACGTTGCGGGCACAGACACGCTCCGGGCGGCAGTCACCCCATGAATTCTTCTCGCTGGAATTTCTGCTGCATGAAATGCGGTTATTCAAGTCCAGTGGCGAAGTCAAAACGATGTGCAAGGCGGCGGAAATTTCCGCCGAGGGCCACCAGCGTATGATGGCAGTCTGCCGACCGGGCTTGTTTGAATACCAGATTGAGGCCGAGTTCATTTACACCGCGCGCCGTCACAACGCTGATCTGGCTTATCAGTCCATTGTCGGCGGCGGCGCCAACGGCTGCATCCTGCATTACGTGGATAACAACGAAATGCTGCGCGACGGCGAGTTGCTGCTGATCGACGCCGGGGCGGAATACGCGGGTTACGCCAGCGACATCACGCGCACCTTCCCGGTCAGCGGGCGCTTCAACGAGGCGCAGCGCGAGGTCTACGAGGTCGTGCTGGCCGCGCAGGAAGCGGCGATCAAGAAGGTCGGGCCGGGCGCTTCCTGGGACGATCCACATGCGGCGGCGGTCCGTGAACTGACCAAGGGTCTGGTCGAACTTGGGCTGCTCCGGGGCCAGCCGGCCAAGCTGATTCGCGAGCACGCCTACCGCCGTTTCTACATGCACCGCACCGGCCACTGGCTCGGCCTCGACGTGCACGATGTCGGCGAATACAAGGTCGATGGCGAATGGCGCCAGCTCGAACCCGGCATGGTGACTACGGTCGAACCGGGCCTCTACATCACTGCCGAAACGGATGTTCCGAAGCAGTTTCGCAATATCGGCATTCGGATCGAAGACGACGTGGCGGTGACCAAGGACGGTCATCGGGTGCTGACCGCGGCGACACCCAAGAGCGTGGCCGAAATCGAAGCTCTGGTCGGCACGGCGGCCTGA
- a CDS encoding UPF0149 family protein, which yields MGDPYAILAMQMSRSGAELDPAEAHGLLCGLLAVDVAAPAERCLAEVIKGVDPEDANAGVTRRLMEALIKQARAGLVDEDFEFQPLLPAMDRPLGERVRALAHWCEGFVAGIGLAGMSAQRAASLPDAVSEFIRDVGEIARVAFETDEDEDDEQAYAELLEYVRVGVVLVGDELCPPAAPVPGVH from the coding sequence ATGGGCGATCCCTACGCGATTCTGGCGATGCAAATGAGCCGTTCAGGGGCCGAGCTGGACCCGGCGGAGGCACACGGCCTGCTGTGCGGGCTGCTGGCCGTGGATGTTGCCGCGCCCGCAGAGCGATGCCTCGCCGAGGTCATCAAAGGCGTTGATCCAGAGGATGCAAACGCGGGCGTGACGCGGCGCCTGATGGAGGCGTTGATCAAGCAGGCGCGTGCCGGCCTGGTAGACGAGGATTTCGAGTTTCAGCCACTGTTGCCGGCCATGGATCGGCCACTCGGCGAGCGGGTACGGGCGCTGGCGCATTGGTGCGAAGGTTTTGTCGCCGGCATCGGTCTGGCCGGGATGAGTGCGCAGCGAGCCGCCTCGCTGCCGGATGCGGTGAGCGAGTTCATCCGCGATGTCGGGGAGATCGCGCGCGTCGCGTTCGAGACTGACGAAGATGAGGACGACGAGCAGGCCTATGCCGAGTTGCTCGAATATGTGCGGGTCGGCGTGGTGCTGGTCGGAGACGAACTGTGCCCGCCGGCGGCGCCGGTGCCGGGCGTGCACTGA
- a CDS encoding TIGR02449 family protein — translation MAGHAYYLRMSEPYDYSITSQALADLEQRVEQLTEHCVRLNEENRALQRQLQQLQRERGSLIEKHELAKNRVEAMIQRLKAMEDAP, via the coding sequence GTGGCGGGCCACGCCTACTATTTGCGCATGTCCGAACCGTACGATTATTCCATCACCTCACAGGCACTGGCCGATCTGGAGCAGCGCGTCGAGCAGCTGACTGAGCACTGCGTTCGCCTGAACGAGGAAAATCGTGCACTGCAGCGCCAACTTCAGCAACTCCAGCGCGAGCGCGGCAGCCTGATCGAAAAACACGAATTAGCCAAAAATCGTGTAGAAGCCATGATTCAGCGCCTGAAGGCCATGGAGGACGCGCCATGA